A single window of Fervidicoccus fontis Kam940 DNA harbors:
- the glyS gene encoding glycine--tRNA ligase → MSLPDKIFEIGKRRGFFWQSYEIYGGVAGFYDLGPYGILLKNNIICEWKRHFILPHQEMIVEIEAPIIGPEAVYKASGHIESFTDPIVSCTSCHRIYRADHLIEEKLGVKAEGKSPKELTEIIRNNDLRCPYCGGVLGEVSLFNLLFKTQIGPYTGDVGYFRPELAQGMFLSFKRVFTTMRERLPLGIAQIGRVGRNEISPRQGMLRLREFTIMEIEFFFDPEDPGAEDALKKVYDKKLRILTEDAKRMGEREPKIFTIKEALETGLIKTPWLAYWMYVSQEFLYSLGIPYENQYFEEKLPEERAHYSKQTFDQLVKTERWGWIEVSGHAYRGDYDLSRHSIYSKEDLSIFKQYQTPHIEKSLKIMINKAAVGKAFKSESEDVISALNSLDPKELKETLEKNGFITIKGKKITKEMVNMVEEEEKITGKRFIPHVVEPSFGVERLLYVVMEYSLKQKEDRYILSLKPSLSPVKVAVFPLVNDEKIEALAKSIYESLKMSGFMALYDDSGSIGRRYARADEIGVPFAVTVDYQSLEDSTITIRFRDTWEQKRLKIDELTEALKNLLEAKNIYSEIK, encoded by the coding sequence TTGAGCTTGCCTGACAAAATATTTGAGATTGGCAAAAGAAGAGGGTTTTTCTGGCAGTCTTATGAGATTTATGGCGGAGTTGCCGGCTTCTATGACTTGGGTCCTTATGGAATACTCCTGAAAAATAATATTATTTGCGAATGGAAAAGGCATTTTATCTTGCCGCATCAAGAAATGATCGTCGAAATAGAAGCTCCCATCATAGGTCCTGAAGCTGTTTATAAGGCAAGCGGGCATATTGAAAGCTTCACAGATCCTATAGTCTCATGCACATCCTGTCATAGAATTTACAGGGCAGATCACCTCATTGAAGAAAAACTTGGAGTAAAGGCTGAAGGAAAAAGTCCGAAAGAGCTCACGGAAATTATAAGAAACAATGATTTGCGATGCCCATATTGCGGAGGAGTCCTCGGAGAGGTTTCCCTCTTCAATTTACTCTTTAAAACACAAATAGGGCCATATACAGGAGATGTGGGGTACTTTAGACCTGAGCTAGCACAAGGAATGTTCTTATCCTTTAAAAGAGTCTTCACTACTATGAGAGAAAGACTTCCTCTCGGAATAGCCCAAATAGGAAGAGTTGGAAGAAACGAAATAAGTCCTAGGCAAGGCATGCTAAGGCTTAGAGAGTTCACTATAATGGAGATAGAGTTCTTCTTCGATCCGGAAGATCCTGGTGCAGAAGATGCGCTCAAAAAAGTTTACGATAAGAAGCTTAGGATACTTACAGAAGATGCAAAAAGAATGGGAGAAAGAGAGCCAAAGATTTTTACAATAAAAGAAGCTTTAGAAACTGGGCTGATAAAAACGCCATGGCTAGCATATTGGATGTACGTTTCACAAGAATTCCTCTATTCTTTGGGAATACCGTATGAAAATCAATATTTCGAAGAAAAATTACCAGAAGAAAGGGCTCACTATTCAAAGCAGACATTTGATCAGCTAGTTAAAACTGAAAGGTGGGGATGGATTGAGGTATCGGGTCACGCATACAGAGGAGACTATGACCTTTCTAGGCACTCTATATATAGCAAAGAGGACCTTTCGATATTTAAACAATACCAAACACCACATATAGAAAAAAGTCTAAAGATAATGATTAACAAAGCCGCAGTCGGAAAGGCATTCAAAAGCGAGAGCGAAGATGTGATCTCTGCGTTGAATTCTTTAGATCCGAAAGAGTTGAAAGAAACTCTTGAGAAAAATGGATTCATCACAATCAAAGGAAAGAAGATAACAAAAGAAATGGTTAATATGGTTGAAGAGGAGGAAAAGATAACTGGAAAGAGATTCATACCGCATGTCGTGGAGCCTTCATTTGGCGTCGAGAGGCTCTTATACGTAGTGATGGAATACTCTCTCAAGCAAAAGGAGGACAGGTACATACTTTCTCTGAAGCCTAGTCTCTCACCCGTAAAGGTTGCAGTCTTTCCGCTAGTTAATGACGAAAAGATAGAAGCTCTGGCGAAAAGCATATATGAAAGCTTAAAAATGAGTGGCTTCATGGCATTATATGATGATTCTGGAAGCATAGGAAGAAGATATGCGAGAGCAGATGAAATAGGAGTTCCATTTGCAGTTACGGTAGACTATCAGAGCTTAGAAGATAGTACAATAACTATAAGGTTCAGAGATACATGGGAGCAGAAGAGGTTGAAAATTGACGAATTGACTGAAGCTTTAAAAAACCTATTAGAAGCTAAAAATATTTATTCTGAAATAAAATAA
- a CDS encoding DUF47 domain-containing protein — protein MPQEIIRDDEILNMNLAEMNLAEQITNILLTINQEGKMAQELISGFIQGKMELVKKGYEPIKKIKDDAQRMKESTMEYVVRVSPTLMTKELYMFSLSHLDRISQIIDSIIYRLSILAHSGFTLDQSIAELFSQFSSTSFNMVELLYTESKYLSSNSKKVGEIHDEINRKEDLVDQLYRRLELEIIRKYSNDLFHLLLLKEVVDLIEELSDKIRDASHDFRYISLYKA, from the coding sequence ATGCCTCAGGAAATTATAAGGGATGATGAAATTCTTAATATGAACTTAGCGGAAATGAACTTAGCAGAACAGATTACAAACATTCTTTTAACAATAAACCAAGAAGGAAAGATGGCGCAAGAGCTTATTTCAGGCTTTATTCAAGGCAAGATGGAACTCGTTAAAAAAGGATATGAGCCAATAAAAAAAATTAAGGACGATGCTCAAAGAATGAAGGAATCAACTATGGAATATGTCGTAAGGGTGTCACCTACTCTAATGACGAAAGAGCTGTATATGTTCTCGCTTTCTCATTTGGACAGAATCTCTCAAATAATTGACTCAATAATTTACAGGTTATCTATCCTTGCCCATTCCGGCTTTACATTAGATCAAAGTATTGCAGAATTATTTTCTCAGTTTTCTTCAACATCATTTAATATGGTTGAACTTCTATATACGGAGTCCAAATACCTTTCCTCTAATTCGAAAAAGGTTGGAGAAATACACGACGAAATAAATAGGAAAGAAGATCTGGTAGATCAGCTATATAGAAGGCTTGAACTAGAAATAATACGAAAATATTCTAATGATTTATTCCATCTGTTATTATTAAAAGAAGTAGTAGATTTGATAGAAGAGCTTTCAGACAAGATTAGGGATGCAAGTCATGACTTCAGATACATATCCCTCTATAAAGCATGA
- the endA gene encoding tRNA-intron lyase codes for MTSDTYPSIKHDEKFIGHLVGLKVLIKDTKIASKIYMDGFYGKPFGIKKPERREYNEVLELSLVEALYLVEKGKLSVLNSEGKEMSFDELLNEAYNRIKSFKSLYIIYRDLREKGYVVRSGLKFGSDYSLYRHGPGIEHAPYLIHVYEGDEIIDPIELVRMGRLSHSVKKKFMLGIVRNGIPNYILFKWYKP; via the coding sequence ATGACTTCAGATACATATCCCTCTATAAAGCATGACGAGAAATTCATTGGACATTTAGTGGGGCTTAAAGTACTTATCAAAGACACTAAAATTGCCTCCAAGATCTACATGGATGGATTCTATGGAAAACCTTTTGGAATAAAAAAACCTGAGAGAAGAGAATATAATGAAGTTTTAGAATTGTCATTGGTAGAAGCCCTTTATTTGGTAGAAAAGGGAAAGTTATCTGTTTTAAATTCAGAAGGTAAAGAAATGAGCTTCGATGAACTTTTAAATGAAGCATATAATAGGATTAAGTCTTTTAAAAGCTTGTATATAATATACAGAGATCTAAGAGAAAAAGGTTATGTTGTAAGAAGCGGATTGAAGTTTGGAAGCGACTACAGTCTGTATAGACATGGACCTGGAATTGAACACGCTCCATATTTAATACATGTTTATGAAGGTGATGAAATTATAGACCCTATCGAACTAGTAAGGATGGGTAGGTTAAGCCATAGCGTAAAGAAAAAGTTCATGCTAGGCATAGTCAGGAATGGTATACCAAATTATATTCTCTTTAAATGGTATAAACCCTAG